A region of the Coleofasciculus sp. FACHB-T130 genome:
TGCCTGCGGGTATCCGCTAGCTGTTGCTCGTATTGCTTTGCTAACTGCTCAGCTTTTGCCAAGCGTTCCCGCGCACCCATTTCATTCGATCTGATGTAATCGTCGCGCTCGTCTAGCACTTTAGTCAGTGGCTTATAGAAAACCACATTTAATACCGCTGCCAATAGCAGAAACTGCACTGCCATCAAGGGCAAGGTAGCGTCGAAATCAAACATTTCTTCCCTCTTTATGCTTGAACAGCAGTTTTAATGGCAAGCAAAATTATCTCACTTGTCATATTCTCTATACCCTCTAGGCAAGGGGTTCAACTTACATCAACAGGACTGGAAACTAAAAACTTTGTTTTAGTAGAGACGTGCTTTACCACGTCTCCACTAAAACAAAAAATGTTAAGCGAAGGGGTTAGCAAACAACAGCACTAGGGCAATCACCAGACCATAAATGGTAAGGGATTCCATGAAAGCCAGGGTTAACAGCAATGTGCCGCGAATTTTACCTTCTGCTTCTGGCTGACGAGCAATACCTTCGACTGCTTGACCAGCAGCATTTCCTTGACCGATACCAGGGCCAATTGCAGCTAAACCAATTGCGAGAGCAGCAGCCAGAACTGAAGCAGCAGAAACCAATGGATCCATGATTATTTCCTTACCTTGAAGTACAGAACAAACAACAGAGAGTTTCGAGTAGAGACACGGCACTGCCGTGCCCTTACAAGTGTTGAGTTTTGAGTCAAGATTTTTAATCTTAAATCTCAAATCTCAAATTCTATCAACTGAGGGCATCCCGAAGGCGATATGGAGAAGGAGGGATGATTTTATTCATTTTATATCCTTCTTCCTTACTCTAAAAAAGGTCAATGCTCCTCATGCCCTTCATCACCATGCCCCTCCATCGCTTCATGAATGTATGCAGCTGCTAAGGTGGCAAACACTAAAGCTTGAATGGCACTGGTAAATAGCCCCAACGCCATAACTGGCAGAGGAATAAACAGGGGAACCAGTAGCACTAATACTGCTACTACCAGTTCATCCGCCAGAATGTTGCCAAATAAACGGAAGCTGAGGGAAAGGGGCTTTGTGAAATCTTCTAAAATGGCAATGGGTAATAGGATCGGTGTCGGCTCAATATACTTTTTAAAGTACCCTAAACCCCGCTTGCTAAAACCTGCGTAAAAATACGCTAAAGAAGTTAGCAATGCCAGTGCCACTGTGGTATTGATGTCATTAGTGGGAGCTGCTAGTTCTCCTTCTGGAAGGTGAATTAGCTTCCAGGGAACTAATGCGCCAGACCAGTTTGAGACAAAGATAAACAGAAACAGCGTGCCAATAAATGGCACCCACGGACGGTATTCTTTCTCGCCAAGCTGGTTTCTAGCCAGATCTCGAATGAATTCTAGAGCATATTCCATGAAGTTTTGGATACCTTTAGGAATTCTCTGAATATTCCGAGTTGCAGCTAACGAGGCAAGCAGAAGAATACCAATAACAACCCAGGAAGTTAGAAAAACTTGCCCGTGAATCTTAAGATTTCCCACTTGCCAATAAAGGTGATGACCAACTTCTAGTTTGGCGAGAGGGAATGAATTAAAGGCGGAAAGAATACTTAGCATTTCCATTCAATGAGGGTTCTCCAGGGATTAAAGAGTGGAGAATTCTAACACTGTCCAACCTAT
Encoded here:
- the atpE gene encoding ATP synthase F0 subunit C, encoding MDPLVSAASVLAAALAIGLAAIGPGIGQGNAAGQAVEGIARQPEAEGKIRGTLLLTLAFMESLTIYGLVIALVLLFANPFA
- the atpB gene encoding F0F1 ATP synthase subunit A, which translates into the protein MEMLSILSAFNSFPLAKLEVGHHLYWQVGNLKIHGQVFLTSWVVIGILLLASLAATRNIQRIPKGIQNFMEYALEFIRDLARNQLGEKEYRPWVPFIGTLFLFIFVSNWSGALVPWKLIHLPEGELAAPTNDINTTVALALLTSLAYFYAGFSKRGLGYFKKYIEPTPILLPIAILEDFTKPLSLSFRLFGNILADELVVAVLVLLVPLFIPLPVMALGLFTSAIQALVFATLAAAYIHEAMEGHGDEGHEEH